The genomic stretch aattaaaaggaatccaaattgtaaaagaagaattaaaactatcactgtttgcagatgacatgacactatacatagaaaatcctaaagatgctaccggaaaaacaactagagctcatcaatgaatttggtaaagttgcaggatacaaaactaattcACAGAAATGACTTCCATTCCTGTACGCTAGCAACGAAAATTCTGAAAGGGAAATTGGGGTAACAATCCCATTTtccatcacaccaaaaagaataaaatacctaggagtaaacctacctaatgaggcaaaagatctgtactctgaaatctataagatgctgatgaaagaaatcaaagacgacacaaacagatggaaagatattaccatgttcttggattggaagaatcaatacagtgaaaatgactatactacccaaagcaatctacagattcaatgcaattcctatcaaattaccaatggcattttttacagaactggagcaaacattttcacaatttttatggaaacacaaaagaccccaaatagcagatcaacatagttttggaagttctagccatggcaatcagagaagaaaaagaattaaaaggaatccaaattgtaaaagaagaattaaaagaatcaggctccctgacttcagactatactacaaagctacactaatcaaaacagtatagtgctgacacaaaaacagagatatagatcaatggaacaagatagaaagactagagataaacccatgaacctatggtcacctaatctatgacaaaggaggcaagaatatacaatggagaaaagacctaatctatgacaaaggaggcaagaatatacaatggagaagaggcagtctcttcaataagctgtgctgggaaaactggacagctacatgtaaaagaatgaaattagaacactctctaacaccatacacaaaaataaactcaaaatggattaaagacctaaatgtaagaccagatactctaaaactcttaggaaAGGCATAAAATAGGCaaaaacactctctgacataaattacagcaatatattttttgatctacctcctagagtaatgtaaataaagacagaaataaaacatgggacctaattaaacttaaaagctttttaacagcaaaggaaaacataaacaaaacaaaaatactaccCTCAGAATcatagaaaacatttgcaaacgaagcaaatgataagagattaatctccaaaatatacaaactgctcatgtagctcaatatcaaaaaaacaaacccaatcaaaaaatgggcagaagatctaaatagacatttctccaaagacgacatacagatgaccaacaaacacatgaaaaggtgctcaacatcactaattattagagaaatgcaagtcaaaactacaatgaggtatcaccttacaccggtcagaatggccattcatcaaaaattctacaaacaataaatgctggagaggatgtggagaaaatgtacccctcttgcactgttggtgggaatgtaaattggaacaagcattatgaagaacagtatggaggctcttCAAAAAactatagaactaccatatgatccagcaatcctactcctgggcatatatctggagaaaaccataattcaaaaagatacatgcactccaatgttcattgcagcattagttacaatagccaggacatggaaacaacataaatatccatcaaccaaggaatggataaagaagatgtggtacatatatacagtggaattattagccataaaatgaatgaaataatgccatttgcagtaaacTTGGGTGGACccagagattttcatactaaatgaaggaagtcagacagaaaaagacaaatataatatgatatcacttatatgtgtaatctaataATAAATGATACAAGtatacttatttacaaaatagaaacaaactcacagatctcaaaatcaaacttatggttaccaaaggggaaaaatgataaattaggagattgggattaacatatacagactactatatataaaagagataactaataaggactacaatgtagcacagggaactatattcaatactctgtaataatctatatgggaaaataatctgaaaaagaagggatatgtgcatttgtataactgattcactttgctgtacacctgaaacgaacacataattgtaaagcaactatgctccaataaaaattttttttaaatggtgaataCATTGCAGCTTAATTCCACATGGATTAGGGCCTCAGAGTCAGCATTAGAGTTTATAGGGTCTGGGGAATAGGGTTCTGGAGAGGACCCTAGTGGTAGGGCTGGAGTTAAGGTTGGGGTAAGGCCTCAAGGTTAGAActttttagatttaaaagaatTAGGGTTAGTGTTTGGGTTGGTACCTTGGGGTTAGGTGACTATCAGgattaggattttaaaaagaatgatccTTATCAGCTCTAAGACCAGAGCTCTTAGATGTGCTGTTAAGGAAGAAAAGTAAGATACACAAAAGTGCATACTTTATAatcccatttttgtaaaactAATGGTACCAAATTTTTCTGTGTACCATTTATGTTTATACATGTACATTCATAGGAGAATATCATTAACATTGGATAAAGGCAGGGAATGGAGGGAAAAGGACTTTTAACTGCATTTTCAAAGAAGGGATACCCACCTCTTTTGACCCCACTGATCTAATAGGGAAAGAATCATGGGTCCCCAGGGTTCCATCTTCTGCCTGGCTCCTGTCCACCTTTCCATATCCAGTCACTTGTCTGTGGACATCTTGATTTACAAGATGATGAATACAAACAATATCCACATCCTTAGGAAAGAGGCAGACCCTGCCTTTTAAGGCCACAAGAGGCAAAATAGAATACAAAACACAAAATGCAAATATCTCTAATAAACCTAAGGCCTCTGAGAGAAGAGTCTCACATATGGAAGTCAGGGTATCGTCTTTGCAGCAGACCATGCTGAAGTGGAAGCAGTGGATGTCCCTACCCCAGGTCAGTACTTGCCTCATCCAGGAGGCTGCCGCTCCATGAGCCCATGGTCTCTTAAGTTATGCTAGACACTCCCCTTGCACTTAAGCCTGTGAAGTTTGACACATGTCCCCTGAATCACCTATCATATCTTGAGGCCCTGAGCCAGCCTGCTGTGTATCTGTCTGATCTCTGCTAGGGGAAGGAGAAGGTGTTTTGACCATAGCCAACCTTCTTAGTCCTCTGGTGCCGCCATCCCCTGATGCTCAGCATCGGCTGTAGGAAACAAATGCAGGCTTCAACCCTAAGCAGCAAGGGTCATATTTTGCCTGTCCAGTGTCTATCATTCCACAATCAGTGACTCTCTCCCAGGACAGTCTGCtgtgggaattcctcctcctccataTCCATGAAGGGGGGCCCATAGGGGATGGTTAGGGTGGGATCACTTTTCTCTCCACCTAACACTAGGTTCTCTTTCCCTGTCCCAATCTAGAACAGTGTAGTCTTCCTCTGGCACTGGCCTCACAGAGCCCTCTGCTCCAGTGTTGGTGCCACATCTTGCCTCAGCCTTCTCGTCCTCATTTAGGACTTATCTCTGATTCAGGTCTCAGGCCCCTATTCTCTTAAACAGAAGCTCTGCCCCAGCTCTCACTATTCTAGAATAGGAAACTAAATTGGATTTGATAAAGCTGGTGATGGAGAAGATGAGTGGCTGGAAGTGGGATGGGAAGACAGGTGAAATTTGAGGGGAAAAGAAGCAAGACAGAGGGAGGAGTGTGTGTGCGGGACAGTGGATTGGCATCTGTCCTTGACCCGGTCTCACGTATCTGACTTGAGCACTTATGTAGAGAGGGAGGTCAGATGTTGCAGTTGATGGTGCCACTGACAAGGGGTTTTATGATGCTCTGGACACACAGACGCTTCAGTGGCATGACACAGAGAGTGTTCCGGAAGGAGGAAGGGGTGCTTCCCCCAAGCTTTGCATGGAAACTGGAACTGCTTGTGGATCCTTGGGAAATGAAGGGTTGAGGAGCGTCCTGAGCCAGCACCTTAGCTGAAACATGAGCATTCTCATGACAGTCAAGTGAAGCAGGAGGATTCTCTAAGGGGGGACAGATGTAGTCAACAGAGGGAGGAACTAGTCATAATAAGAGATAAAATGTACCAAACACTTAAGTATATGTCACACACTACAGTTAGCACTTTTTAGATGATTATcttatttatgtataaaaatgagCCTACATGGAATGTCATATTGCACTACAAGAACAGAGTACAGCTTAGGTGCTCGTGTTGAGGGTCAGCTCCTATGCAGATGAGTCATGATGTCACCATTCTCAAGTTATTTGATTGCTCAGGGTCTTAGCTCCATCATctgtaaaagacaaaaatagttgTGATTACATGAAGCAGAATAAAAGGGATAATAAATGCAAAGCACTTGACATCATAGAGGACTTATATAAATACAGTTTAACTCTCACttatgattatctccattttatctGTAAGTAAACAGAAGATCAATACCTCACCCAAGACACATACTGGAGTGTACAAGTCCACATTTGAATGACTGAccatgaaacaagaacagaaaaTCTTATCCTTGAAAATGCATTGCCCAAAAGACTCAAAACTTACAGTGCCTGAATATCAAAGTGGTGAGGTGATTTATGTGTCAATCCAAAAACTTTGTACCTATCCATATTATCTTTCAAAAGTAAGTGCCAGAGAccctcaagatggtggaggagtaagacatggagatcaccttcctccccacaaatacatcagaaatacatctaaatgtggaactcctacagaacacttactgaatgctggcagaagacctcagacttcccaaaagggaacagatgccctcaggtgacctacactgagaggcggggccaaatccaaagctgaaccccaggactgtgcaaacaaagaagagaaagggaaatttctcccagcagccttgtggattaaatctccacaatcaacttgatgtaccctgcatctgtggaatacctgaacagacaatgaatcatcccaaaattgagacggTGGACTTTTGGAGCAACTGtaaacttggggtttgctgtatgtgactgactggtttctggttttatgtttatcttagtttagtatttagagtttattatcactggtagatttgtttattgatttggggttgctctcttccttttttaatatatgtttataggtatattttttcctttttctctttttgtgagtgtgtatctgtatgcttctttgtgtgatttttctctgtGTAGCTTTGGTgtaacatttgtcctagggttctgtctgtccgttttttggtgttttttaaatatagtttttagcacttgttatcactgttggatttgttttctggtttggttgctctcttctttctttcttttttctattttttaattactttttaatttttttagtttttaataattttttaattttattttaataaatttatttctttttatttatttatttgtttgtttatttttctctcccttttcttctgagccgtgtggctgacagggtcttggtgctccagctgggtgtcaggtctgtgcctctgaggtgggagcaccgagttcaggatattggtccaccagagacctcccagccccacattaTATCAAGCGGTGAAAGCAATTAGGAATTGTGGAAAGTATATCATCTCCTACCTTAGTGATatcagaactataagaaaataccaCAATTTCATGCCAACAAATTATACGACTTAAATGAAGTAGGCAAAGTCCCCAGAAAGCCACAAATTATTGAAACTGACTCAAGTAGAATTAGAAAACTTTAGACCTGTAACAAAAGACTGAATTAGTAAATGAAGATTTTCCCATAAATAAAAACCCAGAACCacatgacttcactggtgaatcctcccaaatattttaagaataaatggtACCAATCCTTCTACAAATTCTTCCATAagtagaggagggaaggaagcttTCCCAGCTCATGCTGCATGGGCACTATTaacctgatacaaaaaccagacaaaggcatcacaagaaaacaaaatttcagacCAGCATCGCTCATgaatacagacacaaaaatactcaaaaaatgtCAGCAAACTTTATTCCACAAAGAGCGTTTTActttgcaaattaaaatcaaCCAGGTTGTTGGAAGAACCCAAAATGGAATGCAGACTATGACAAATGAATCTAAGTGTGGTAGAAATTGATTACAAAACCTTGCTGCAGGGTAACCTAGCTGAAAGGAGCTAAaccaagtaatttttaaaagcaatgtttGCCTGGATGCTGCAAGGCTAAATACAGAAAGAATTGGACACAAACACTTCGGTAAGTTGCTCACAGTGTTGGAAATTGTGAAACTCCGTGCATTCTtaattgaacaaataagtaaatatactgTAGATAATTAAACAAGGCTTCTCTGGAGAAACTGTTGAAGAAGTTACACATAAGCAAAGGGGAACATTTCTAAAATGAACCCTGGTTCTACACTACATTAGAGTCTGaggtatcagtatgaactcatttacacacacacacagatgcatacaCACCCACAGAAGCAtggagaaatacagaaatatatgtgtgtgtcaaTGGGAACATATATTTCGAGTTCTGTCTGCTGAGAGGACCTAGGAAAAAAAGACTCCCTAGTAGCCATGAGCACACCGAAATGcccagattttgttttttaaattccttctccaataaaaggaaccaaagcTCCTTGGAAAAGTAGTTGACTCCAGAACTGGGGCAGGTAAAATACAAGATAACCCTGGAGCATCTTGTGGGCCTTGACAGTAAATATATCCTTGGGAAAAGCAGGGAGGAAGATGCAGCCATGTTAAAAGGACTCAGTATCTGATCTGAAAGAACTCATAATGGTCAaatctggaacaatttgagcaacaaaattaacagtgataataatagatataaccaaattaaaaaaataaatattgatgagtCCATACAgatataaatgactgaataaataaataaatgcaaagaactCTTCCTTAGAGAAGAATTCTAATTAAATGTAGAAGAACAAGAGAGGCAGAAAATCACCATTAGAACACCACAATGATAAGTGCTGCAGGCAAGATCCACTGGTGATGGCAAAATTAGTGGTGAAAGTTTAAGGATAAACAGGAGTTTTGTGTAGCATCAAAGTATGACTCACTTAAATATGTATTACATAGGGAGAAATAGTAACTACTCAGTGGAGAATGCTGGCAGATTCCACCTTAATCAGGTGATCAAGATTAATATTTCCCATATGCTGAGAAGGATACATCACCTATGTgggattttttcttaaaaatccatAACCTCAATGTACTCATGAGAAAACagcagacaaatccaaattgaagataattctacaaaatacctaactGGTACTCTTCAAATGTATATAGGTCACAAGAGATATTAAGATAGAAAAATGGTCACAGtttggaggagactaaggagacatgacaactaaatgaaatgtggGATTCTGGACTGATACAGGTATAGGGAGAAACTTTTACTGGAAAAATGGGGAAATCCAATTAAAGTCTGAAGTTTAGCTAATAGCATTGTAACAGTGTTAATTACCTGGTTTCAATAACTGTTCTGTAAGATGTTAACTTTAGGAGAAGCTAGATGAAGACTAGTTGGGGATCTCTGTACTAtcctgtaagtctaaaattatatcatatttaaaatgttttaaaagactaAAGCTGTCACAAGTCATTTCCTAACATACACTAGGCATGATGCAGCCCATAGTGAGGTCAGGTAGGCAGGTgacaagcagagagagaaaaggcaagtGCCTTTCCAAAATACAGAAATCAGGACTCAGCATCTAGAGGTGTAAAGTGGTTCCAGATTTCCCAACTGGGCCACAGAAAACCTGAAAAGTTAAAAGTCTGGCCACTCATACAAGCCAATTCTTCCTCCACTGTGAATTCAAAAAGCAAAGATAGGAATATTTGATAAATTAGCAAAAAGTCATATATGTATTCAACATATACTATtatatgtaatgtaatgtaatattatctatgaatggataaagaagatgtacatatatacaatggaatattactcagccataaaaaggaatgaaattgggtcatttgtagagatgtagatagacctagagactgtcatacagagtgaagtaagtcagaaagagaagaacaaatatcgtatattaaagcatacatgtggaatctagaaaaatggtacagatgaacctgcttgcaaggcagaaacagagacacagatgtagagaaaaaacatatggacaccaagggggagggtgagtgggatgaattgggagactgggattgccatatacactaatatgtataaaatagataaaaatagataactaatgaaaaccagctgtataacacagggaactctacttaatgctctttggtgacctaaatgtgaaggagatccaaaaaagaggggatatatatatacatatagctgattcatttccctttacagcagaaactaacacaacattgtaaagcaactatactccaataaataaataaaaacaaataaaaagcaataaatatgtgagaaaaataataaatgttatattataattctaataaaataaaatatgcaaaatcagaaatatatatattctatacataATGTATTAAACATgtatatgttattaaaatgtaatatgcACTGTCATACATATTACATatgaatatgtaatatatacatgcaatattacaaatatatattgatattatacATTATAATCACATACTaactatacacacatatatacatatattatatattatacatatatacatagtatattatacatatgtaatagATAATTTATATATACTGTGTATTCTTGTAAgttacattatataatatataatatacatataatatatattacattatatgtgactttatatataaatatatatgacatataaatATGTGACTATAGGTATGTGACATATATGACTTTGTTCATCAACTGAGTGTTCATGTGGTACCAAatgttcagagagagagagagaatatatagaTTCTAAGAAAGATGGACCAGGGCCCAGTTAAGAAAATGGAGACGGTGGGAAGAGGCAACTATAGCAGCAGTGGGTGTCCTGCTTGCTCCTGCCTGGAGGAAAACTTGTCCAAAGTGTCCCTCTTCTGTTGCAAAGATCCTGACCACTGGGGTAGGCCAGACTAACAACCTCAAGCCACCCGACTTCTAGGGGCACATCTGACAGAAAGACGATAAGAATGGAACATTGTCTCTCTGGAGAGAACTGACTTGGTGGGGGAATGGGCCCACAGGAGCAGCACCCTGGGCTCCCTCAAGGGCAAAGCTGGACTCTGATGGTGTCCTGCAATGCTCCTCTGAGGAACCACTGAGGGGCCAAGCAGCAAAGTACTGGGGAACAGACCCTGGTGGGccagggaaaaggaacaaaatttttttaagccaggTGGAGCAAGACAAACAGGGAAAACCAGGACAAACAGCCCACAGAAGTGGCTGCTCCAGCCAGCTACGGGAAGACCAATGGGCCTGGGGAGCTCTACATCTTCCAGAAGCTCCTCAGTTGTGAATTAATGCTGGGGGCTGGCAGAGTGGAAACAAGAAGTCTGAGGGCCTCTGCAGTCTGAGATGGCCTCTGTCTTACCCTTCCAAGACCTTGTTGATCCACTGGATCGCAGCTCTCTTCTCCAAGTCAAGGTCTTCAGCAGTGACTGGATAACATAGCTGGGGTGGTGGGGGCAAAATCGGTGGGTCATTTCGTCTCGAGGGCAGCAGCAGAGGAATCTTGCGTTTCTGTTTCCGGGGCCTGGAACTGTCAGATGGCTGTGAGCAATTTAAGTTTTGTTTCTGCTCTAAGGGGCCATCTGCATGCTTGATCTTCCTCTTTTCACGCTTGATCTTCCTCTGTGGTTCCACTGAGGCTGAAGGGGTAGACTGACAGCCTTCCTCGCTGGCTTTCTTTGAGAGCACACGAGGATGCGATGAGGCTGTGCCCAGGAGCCCTGCTGCGCCTGGACCGCTCCTCTGCAGCTGTGCTAAACCTCTAGTGGAGCTGTACGAACTGGTGATGGCATTTCGTTTGCTGCATGAGCTCAAAAAGTAGGTCTGGGATTTCCTAATCAGGATATCTTCAGAGTTCTTGGAACAGAAGTCTCTCTtcagaggcccaggcctgggcTCAAGGGAAGAGAGGACCCCATTGGCCATCAGCCGTCCAAACACAGACTGCGCATTCCCACCGGGGTTCGAGCCCCTTCTCTGTTCGTCCTGACTCTCAGGAGCTGAGCGACCTTTCTTTTGCTTCATTAGCTCTTTCCTGCTCTCAGCCAGGGTTGTCAGGTCCTTCTCTTCCTTGGCTCTCAGTTGACCGCTTTCTTCGAGGGCCCTTGCCAGGATCTCCTTTCCACAAAAGTTTGGGAGGTGAACAGACAGTGAAGACCACATACAGATGATTATCTGCTTCAGAGCCAAAAGGAGCGTCAGTTTGCCCTTAGCAGGTGCCATCTTCAGGATCACTGAGGTACAGAACATCTTGGAGCTGAAAGCAGACAGCAGTGGTTTCTGATGGCCACTCCGGGGCCCCGAAGAAAAGACCCCCAGAAATAAACACCAGGCTTGCTGGATTGGATATTGCCACCGATGGGCTATGATAAACAGCCAACGGTGCCAACGACGATGGGGTGAAGCCACAGGATCCTCGTATGACAGCCTGCGAGCCAGGTCCAGGGTTGGGACCACCGACTGAACCCGGAAAGGGAGGGGAACACGGCGGGCGGGATACGGGGGCCCGAGGAGCTCGGGTCTCTCCGGCTGGTGCCCGTCTCGCAGAGCAGATGACTGCGGGCGACGGCAAGGCCGGTTCAGGTAACCGCCCATGAAGGGCATCTCTGCACGGTCGGGTCCTTCAGTTGGAGTcagtggctcagagaggtttccCTTAGCTACTGACTGTTGCGTGTGCCGCCTGTGACGCGTTGTTGGAACGAGTGAGCCGAGAAAGTGGGCGCGAGACCTGCGAGTGGCCTCGCCTGCTTCCGGACCGCTGCTGCGGGCCTCGGGTGATGGCACGTGGAGGAACGGCTCCCTGGGGTGCAGCCGCCCTTCCCGCGGCCAGGCCCCATCTTCATCGTGGGAAAGTGACGGGCGGTGTTCCCCCAACCCGAACGGCTCCGGGCTCAGCAGCGCCCACTCTATCCTAGAGCTCTGGGGTCAGCACCGGATACCCCAGGTGAAAGCCGTTCAGAACCCATGCCACCGAGATCCTGCGTGATGGCATAGCCACCCAGGGGTCTAGGGGGCAGGAGGACCGCAGGAGGGAACTCACTGGACGCAGGAGGCCAGAGTGCATGTGCTGCCCcccatcttcctcccttcccagAGAATCTTACTTTCCAGGTGCCCTTTCTTGGCTCCTCATTCCCTTCCCTGGGAAGTAAGGTTTCCAAGACAGTGTGTAATGACCAGAAGTCAGAACTTATAGGTAGAGGACTGGCATCTTTTTAGGCAGCTCTATATCCAGGAGCTATGTTATCTGGGACCTAAAACTTGAATTCCTGTTTTGAAGGTCATGCTTTACCTTCATCCTAATCTTCGCTTTCTGCCTCTTAGCAGATCCTGTAGGCCTTTGTGTCATTCCTTTTCAGTAAGTCTGTGTCTATGGGATGGGAGAAGTGACCTGGCAATTTAAATTGGAACTCAGAATTTGGTTCCCTATAAGTATTCAGAATGAAGTTAATATTATTAGTTGAATGGTGAATACATTAGAATATTCAGACTATATAAAAATCTTTGATGTTTTAGTAATTACCCCcacttctttggttttgtttttttgttttgaaatctttttgccttattttgaaTTGTTATCACTTAGTGAATGACCCGTGACCTTTTACCAGGCCAGTTCATTTCTCAAAGGAGATATTCCAGTCAATGCTCCTCTCAGCAAGCAGAGGAGGGAAGTATGATTTTGTGTAACCAACATCTAAAGGGCTATACTTAAATATTCTAGTGGGTTCGAAAATTCAGGAGTTTGACTTTCATTTTTAGGcagaaaattttaacaatattgacttAACTTCCCAGTGTTTTATCTGCCTGCTGTGCTTCAAAgccctttttaaaatgaaataaaagaaaaattcatgatGGGTGGATATTCTACCACAATATGAATGGAGTTGTTCCAGGTATTTGAAGGTTCTCAGTTAAAGAATAAATCCTAATTATAGACACATTAAAATTTGTTATCCAACGAATATCATCTTAAGGAATTTTTTCaaccattaatttttaaaacaactttattgagatataatttacagaCTATAAAATTCACCTGTATTAAGATTACACTTCAAGAATCTTTAGTAACTTTGTAAAGTGTGTAACTTTCACCAATATCTAATTTTACAACATTTCTATTAACCCAAAAAGAAAACTCATGCCTATTTGCAATCACTTCCCATTCGTACTCACAGGCCTGGGCAACCACTAAcgtactttttttctctttatatttgcctcttctggacaccTTTCATATAAACAGACTCTTACAATATATGGTCTCTTGTGCCTagtttcacttagcatgtttttgaggttcatctgtATAGCAGCATgtattagtaatttttttttgttgttgttgttaaacaacagaaatatatttctcataattctgaGATTAAGTTGTCAGCAGAGCTGATTTctcctgaagcctctctccttggtttgtagatggcctgtgtcttttctccctttgtcttcatatggtctctcttttctccctgtgtgcatgtccTGATCTCctcatcttataaggacacaagtcaaATTGGGTTTGGGCCCACTCCCAATAACCTCATTCAACTTTAATTGCCTCTTTAAAAACTCTgtatccaaatacagtcacaatcTGAGGTACTAgggcttaggacttcaacatatgtatTTTGTAAGGATACAATTTAACCTATAACACTCCACCCTCTCAGCCTCCAAATTTCAAGTCCTCACATGCGAAATACATTTGTCCCGTTCCAACAGCCACAAAAATTTTAACCCATTCCAGCAACAACTCCAAGTCTAAAATTTCATCTAAATAGCATTTAAATCAGATATGAGTGAGACTAAAGGTATGattcatcctgaggcaaaattcctctaCAATAGTGAACCTATGAAACAAAACAAGTTATGggcttccaaaatacaatggtgggACAGGTATTGGATAGATAttcccattccaaaagggagaattggaaagaagaaggcTGACAGGTCCTAAGCAAGTCCAAAACCTAGCAAGGCAAATTCcattagatttttaatttattcaaagaTTTAGTTTATTATATCAACATCAGTACTAGAACTCACAACTTTTACTCTCCAGTCTGCAATATTTCTACAGCACACATTTGCGTGCTGACATTATTTGTGTGACATTAACATATGTGGTTAATTTTAAGAAACTTCTGTGGAAAGTTCCATCAGATTTTAAGGAAATCCACTTTGGCTCAATTTTCTGTCCAACAAGGGTTGTGGCTGTGCCTTCTTCTCCCTGAATTTTGTCCCCAAACCCTCTGGAACCAATGAGGAAACAGTCCTGCTGCCTGGGCCTGTGCATTCGGGACCCATGGTGGCAGTAGCAGCCCTGGTGACCCGTGACCCACCTTTATAGTCATTCCTCCCTGTACTTGAAGGATGATGCATGTTTGCATCCAGACATCTTTATCATCTAACTTTCTGCTTGT from Physeter macrocephalus isolate SW-GA chromosome 2, ASM283717v5, whole genome shotgun sequence encodes the following:
- the LOC102976497 gene encoding nuclear envelope pore membrane protein POM 121-like, yielding MGGYLNRPCRRPQSSALRDGHQPERPELLGPPYPARRVPLPFRVQSVVPTLDLARRLSYEDPVASPHRRWHRWLFIIAHRWQYPIQQAWCLFLGVFSSGPRSGHQKPLLSAFSSKMFCTSVILKMAPAKGKLTLLLALKQIIICMWSSLSVHLPNFCGKEILARALEESGQLRAKEEKDLTTLAESRKELMKQKKGRSAPESQDEQRRGSNPGGNAQSVFGRLMANGVLSSLEPRPGPLKRDFCSKNSEDILIRKSQTYFLSSCSKRNAITSSYSSTRGLAQLQRSGPGAAGLLGTASSHPRVLSKKASEEGCQSTPSASVEPQRKIKREKRKIKHADGPLEQKQNLNCSQPSDSSRPRKQKRKIPLLLPSRRNDPPILPPPPQLCYPVTAEDLDLEKRAAIQWINKVLEG